The region ATTCTGATGTGGTCTGTGAACCAGATCCCACGCATCATTCCTTTGAAATTGGTttagttcttcttgcattgctacAATCCATCCATCATATGATAAGGCTTCATTAACAAAAGTTATTTATATCATGGAGATAAGTCCCGTCGCTAACTGCTCTTATCTGAATACAGATCTTGTTCTCAGAGGATGAGAATACTTGTACATTAAGGTCTTTTCGATTGTACATCTTATTGAGAGTCATAAGGAGCTTCTTCATAAATTGCTTCCCCTGGATGTGTTTCACAAGTTAAAATTGTTTCAAAACTACCGGCTTATAGACATCTAGCTTCTGAAGTTCTAGCTTATGGACTGACAACTTCTAAAGGAGCTATAGCGTCTGATTCACCAGCTTCTGGAGAGACTTATGATATATGGAGCTCTGATACCTCAAACATTTTACTATCAAGCCCTTTGTCATCGAATTTGATCTGTATAGACTCTTCAACCATTTTTGTTTCAGAGTTATACACATTGTATGCCTTAGTGCGTTCAGAGAATCCTAAAAAGATACCCTTTTAAGCCTTGGCATCAAATTTCTTCAGATAGACTTTATTGTTCAAGATGTAACATGTATATCCAAActgatgaaaataagaaatgttgaGACTTCTTCCTTTAAATAGTTCATATGTTGGTTTGTTCAAAATAGGTATGATGTAGATCTTCTTTTGAACATACCATGTTGTGGTTACAACTTCTGCCCATAAGTACTTTGGAAAATTATTTTCATGAATCATTGTCCTGTCCATTTCTTGTAAGGATTTGTTCTTtctttctacaactccattttgctgTGGAGTTCTAGGAGAAGAGAACTCATTGAGGATTTAAGATTTTTTAACAAAAGTTTTCAAATGGTTCATTTTCAAGTTCTCCTTCATGATCACTCCttacttttaattttttttaccCCTTTTGATTTCTTACTTGAGTGTAGAAGACATTAAACACGTCATATGACTCATCCTTGGTTCTAGGAATCTAACCCAATTTCATCTACTAaattcatcaacaatgacaagtccaTATTTCTTCCCATTGGTTTATGCAGTGCTAACAGGACCAAACAAATCACTGTGAAGTAGTTCTAAGAGTCTAGAGGTAGAGACATTGTTCTTTGTTTTAAAAGAGGTTTTGTTAATTTTCCCAATTTGGCATGCTCCACTGAGAGCATTTGAATGATAGTTAAGATTTGCCAGCCCCTTAACAAGTTTTAACTTGCTAAGCTTGGAGATTAATCTCTAATTAGTATGGCCTAACCTCATTTGCCAGACCCATTTTGTATGATTCACTGATAAAAGGCAAACTACCTTTTGATCATCTGGTTCAGAAAAATTTGTTTGTAAACATTGTTTTTCCTCTTACCTTTGAACACGACAGACTTATCATATTCATTCATGACTGTACAAATGTTCTTATTAAACATTACTTCATAACCACTACCACAAAATTGACTTATGTTGAGTACATTATGTTTCAGTCCATATACCAACCAAACATCATTAATAGATAAAGAGGAATTATCAATAGTATATGTCCCAATGATCTTCCCTTTTTGGTTTTCTCCCAATCCTACAGTTCATACCTCTTTTAGAGTGAAGGTTTGGAACATATCCATTTCTCCTGTCATATGTCGTGAGCGGCCATTGTCCATGTACCAACATTGCTGCTTTGCTTATCCATTTAAGCATATATGTagaaaaattattttaaattttacGTGTCCATAATTTTATGGATCATTTAGGATTAGTTCTGACATGTTTTTTCTTGCTTTGTACATTTGTTCTCATATAAAAGTGTTTAGAATTATTCAAGACTTTTTGTTTGAAAGTTTGTTGTCTTGGATGAGTCTTGACCTTAAGTTATGAACTTTTCATAACTTTATAAGCTGATGCCTTAGATTCTGGTTTCTTCAGAACTCTTGGCTTTAGAGTCTCAAGTTCCAATTTCTTCAGATCTCTTGACTCAACGGTTTTAGATTCTGATTGGTTCATAATCTTTGCTTTTTTAGAGTTAGGTACAAAAGAACAGTCTAACCCTTTTTTAGTATATTTAGAGGAGGATGGATCTGAGGGTTTAATCAAGGTTTCACTCCTTGGATTAATAAGTTTTAGATAGTAACCTAGACCTTCTTTTATGCTCCTACTTACACCATAGATCACAGATGCAAGTTTGGTTCTTTCAAGGCTAGTTAAGATAAATTCTTGTAGGGCTATTTCATGCTTATCAAGAATTTTATCGGACACATCTTTAACATAAGCAATATGTTCTCTTTCAAGAGTTTCACTTTTTTTTGAACATATTGTAATTCATCTTTTAAAATATCATATTGCTTAATTAATGTTCTCATGTGTCTGGCCTTTTCTTGACACCTACTCCTAAGTTCTTGAATAAAGGTAATCAAATTAGAACGATGTAATTTAGAAAATGCATCATCTTCCTCGGATTCTGAACCAGAATCTAAGTCAGATTCTACTTCAAAAGTTGTAAGAGCAATCAAAGAAAAATTGGCTTGCTCTTTATCTTTCTCATAGTCTTCTTAATTGTCAAGTTCATCCCATATATCCATGAAACTCTTCTTGAATCTATTTTTGAATTTGTTATTTTGGAAACTTCCTTTATTTTGGAAACTTCTTGCAGTTGAAGCATCCCTTTTAATCATCTTTCTTATCTCTTGAACTTGGTCCTCTAAAGTCAGTACTTCTGCTAGAGAATATGTTCTTCTTATTTCCCAAGTATTAAAATTTGTTAATGATAAAGGCCATCTCCTTGTTATTTGAGTTTTCTTCATAAGCTTCTTCTAATTTCCAGATTTTGGGAGCCTTTACATATTTTGCAAAAGATTTCAAAGGCAAGGGACTTTGACTTCTTGACAGATTCATCTCCATTGAGCTCCATCTCACGACTCTGGAGATTGCTTATAAGACTTTCAAGACTTAATGTGTTTAAGTCTTTGGCCTCCTGGATAGCTATTACCTTAGGTCTGAATTTGGTAGGAATACTCCTAagaatcttcttgacatggtcaGAGGTAGTATAGCTCTTCTTCAACACTTAAAGACAAGACACAAGAATTTGAAACCTAGAGAACATGGGTTCAATGTCTTTATCTTCCTTCATCTTGAACATTTCATATTGCTTAACCAAAAGGTTAGTCTTAGCTTCCTGAACCTATTGATTCCCTTCATATGTAACACATATGGATTTAAAGATGGTCTAAGCAGTGGATTTATCAATGATTTTGATATACTTAGAATGAGGTAGACCATTAACCAAGATGCCTCTTAGTCTATGATGTTTTATGTAAATCTTTTTCTGAGCTGGTGTAAGAGTCTTTTTGTCAGACATCATTCCAACACTATTAACTTAAATGTTAATGCCATCTTCCAAGATGTCCCATAACTTATCATCAAGACTCATGATGTAAGTGTACATCTTTATTTTCCACCATTCAAATTTAGTAGAGTCTCCACTGAATGTTGGAGGTCTAGCAACATAGTTATTTCTCTCAGATGTACTTTGATGATGATTATTTTTACCACGAGGAGAAGAACCCCCAGTAAATCCACATTCATTTGACATGAAGGAATATGTATTTTTCTCAGGGTCTTTTTTGCATCACTGTTAAGTGTCTGGCACAGACCTTactctgataccaactgaaggtgagaaaaacacaagaagggggttgaattgtgttgactttttttctttttttaagcCTTGATAGCTTTTGCTTCTAATGGTTCTTTATTAATGCTTGAATGCAAGGTTCAGAGTCAGATTCAGAAACTAAGTTTAACTTCTGAAAGAACTTATCAGATTCTGAACCAGAATCTGATTTGGATAATCAGAGTTGACAACAGCGGAATAAGTATGTACAGAAGCAGGATAGTAAAAGCAAGAACATCAGCagtttatcctggttcctctcacaacttgTACTTCCAAGGTATTTTCATTATAACCAAATATGATTGCAAATGTTCAAGCACTCAAGTAAGAGATTTCATTTGCTTATACACACAAGtataagacttccttgctcaaatACACAAGTTTGAGACTTCCTTGCTTAAGCCCACAAGTTCAAGACTTCCTTGCTTAAACACAAAAGTCTGAGACATCCTTGCTCTAGTAAACAAGCTAAATACTTCAAATGCTTAAGCACTAAAGAAATAGACTGCTGACTCTATAACAAATTGTTAAGAGATTTGGGTAATAACTtacacttgatatacaattaGAGGTGTAAACAAAATACTACTTGGAAAGACTCTAAGACTTAAGAACTTCAAAAATATACACAATGTTAAGATGTTCTAATTCTAATAGTTTTGACATAGTAGCTTCTCTTTGAATGTCAAGTTTCGAAGTCTTATGGTATGGTGTATTGTTGTGTGtgaaggagaattgtcatccaaggcgcagcggaatttaaaaatttctccatttagtgatccttacgaatgggcatgatcaatgatagaatcgttacctcttgtgatgattgaaacctttggtgcagatctcttgtaacgatcaaaacctttgatacagatccacagagcgatcacgaacgttgaacgatgacaacgtctctactcagtccacacgaacggattccttcaatctcagtgctagctggtacgaatgaaggctttgagtgagagagagagggaaacgaaatttcaagtcttcacttgagtgttagtctgaatcacaatgcttctacccaaggggttctatttatagaaccacttgtgtgggcttcaagctaaaaagcccattaagtgtattttggcccatatctcataatatgccaaaatcacttaagtatttggtaccttaccatatttcgtctcccacttacgtgcaccgtatcttacggtgttccttagttactctatttctcatcaatccgtccttgtgtgtgaccctgtagcttttcgcgacgttggcaattatattaaatcacccatttaacataataaacagtgagcggtatctagcaacacatcactgttatccaagacacgaaaatgtcatgtgatctgacaaaatctcctgtgataataattatgtgtataattgcccctttgcccttatgtctatattgaacacaaggtatagaccgtgtcatccttgtccagttcaatattgggcccatagacatttatcttgttacgcaggatgggcaaattccatctaggtcactcatgtccctcagcatgcttcgtggagtacccatcaactgtctttatggttatccagttacggacaacgttggatcagcaataaagcactcgactctacatctaggatccatagtggtttcaggtcgaagagtggtatacactattaccaccatgagaataacttatgacactttgcataactttctatatagtattctcatagcgggtcaatccggtataaatattactcttaatattcatacctatgtttaagacttgataactctttatccatgatccatgagatgtgatcatcagtctacaaacataatagtcttaatgctttaatgttatcccacttcacaataaagctcgactacggatactttaagaatagtgtccttatgtttaatgtgctctcatgattaagtcacacttaatacattaaacggactatctattccagggactttattaatcaaccataataaagaaaaagtcttttattaattaataaataattcgatacaagtaccaaaagtattggcctctagggcttacaccaacagtgtGGTAATCTTCTTCTTAGGCCTGCAACTCTTTATATAGGGAAGCTAGAAAAGAGGCATTgaagactttcaccaaaaggttGGATAACCTTTGTACTTGATTAGACACATCAAGCAACCATTTTTCTGCAAGAGAAATGATTTGTTGAAGCTCAAACAACTAAGAGAGAGATATTTCCTTAAGTCTTCACGTGATCAAAAAAGGTTTTGAATCTATCAGAGTTGCCTTGGTAAAAGAGCTTATGCTTCAGAGACTGACTTTCCTTCAGACTTCACTCTTCGGAGGTTGATCACATCATAATCCTCTTCTTGACTTCTGAAGCTTCAAAGTTTGGGTCACTAGAGACTGActttcttcagagtctggatcTCCATCTAAGGCAAAGTCTTCAGAAGTGATCTTCAGAGCCAGAGTCTGATCTTCAGATTCTAATTCAGATTCATCAAGTATTTCTTTATCTATTTTAAATTATGTATTCTTGCATACTTGAACAGATGTTAGAATATCCAATTGTTttttaaatactttgttatcatcaaaacccaagggatatgGTTTTAACCAATTTTATTCCATCAAAATCTATGTAACTCTCTTCAAGATTTGAAAAGTATCCCTTCTTCCCGCACATGCTATTTCTACATCCTGAGTCAAGAAACCAAACAGCTTATTCATTGGCATTGTTCATATCCGTGTAGGACATCAACAACATTTCTTCTTGAGTCTCTACATAGTTGGCCTCCTTCCTTTTGTTCAAACATTCCCATCTAAAATTCCCGAGTTGATGACAATTATAACACTCCATTGTGGATTTTTGTTTGCCTCTGCATCGTCCTTGTCATCCAAAACCTCCACGACCTCGACCCTTTCAAAGCGTGTTCTTCTTGAACATGAGAACTTGCGCGTTATTCATGAACAAGTAGGTTGCTTTGTAATTCATCAATAGTCAAAATGTTTGTATCCTTAGATTCCTCAATGGAACACACAACATAATTGAACTTGAGAATCATGGatctcaaaaaaaaaaatcaactaCTGGAATATCTCCCTTGTTTTCACCATTAGCTTTCATCTTGTTTGCTATGGTAAGTGCCCGAGAAAAATAATCATTCACATACCTCTTTCCTTCATATGGAGAAAAATATCTTTGataaaaaatatcttttttatttagaaaaaaataataattttatttgaaaaaaaatatcaaatataatttttttttaaaaagacatccaaatataatatttttcgtgaaaagaaaaaaaaattctgaattttatttttaaaataattttttatgaaatttaaaaaaatttaaaatataaaattgatttataatgtaataaaacataaaaacagACAAATATAAAAATTTAACGCATCGTAAAATTTGGATACTCAATAACAAAACCAAATTTTTATAATGGGTAACCGTTTATATTTGAATAATAAAATAGATATCCAAATTTTTATTTTAACATTTGGTTTGATTTTTTAAGAGTAGAACCATTTGGATACCAATTTGGTTATAGATAACCGGTTTTTTTGCACACCCTTGTCCACAACCAACCTGAATACATAATAGTAAACATACTGCAATCCTCTTACCATCAAATTAAACGCTTCAGAACGATGTTTAAGGGtctatttattttaattttaaaaaattaatttttttatatttttaaaaattatttttataaaattatttttaaaatattacaagttattttttgaatttaattaaaatacactgacattgtaaaaggattttatactgtcagttaatcatagccgttggatattgaaataaatttgatttttattttaaaatcaTGGAAATTAAAgcaaacggatgatggtgataAATCGACcgtgtaaaactttttacactgacaatgtatagtaatcttttattttttaaaattaaagtttAATTTTGATATCGTGTAATATAgatatattttattaaaaattaaaagaTAATCCAAATCTTAATATTTTTAAAACATTGTATCTGAAAAATGATTTTCActaaaaattatttaaaatagtTTCACAAATTacatgattttttaaaattttgatataaatttttaataaaataataaaatgtctaaattaatattttaaaaatgattatttaaaCTAAATTTTTATCTAATAGTTTTATGACAAATTTTTTATAAATCTTTTTACACAAATTTATATTACActataaaattattttttttaaaaaagtcACACACATGTAGACTTATTTCAGCATAAATTTAATCCACATCTATCTATCTATTTTATCTTCTAGCAATGCATACTAAATTGTTCTAAATTGTTCTAGACGTATCATCTTCTCCACTCTTGTTGCTATGACTACGAAAACACCATTGACCACCACTCTTTTTCTTTTACGTCATCACACAGGTGGTGCAGTTTTTGGCATAGGCGAATCATGTCCACCAGCGGAGTGAGAAACACTTCCGGCAGGCTCAATCCTACCCATCATAAACCCTAACTTCTTAATCGACTCATCATCACCTTCATCATGATACGCATAAGCAAATCCACCATGTCTACTCAAATCCATCCCCGCACTCTCTTCATCTCTCGACACTCTCAACAACTTCATCTTATTCAATCCATAAAACAACGGCGCCATCGTCACCGTAACCCACCCACACACCACCAACACCTCAACCACCTGcgctgcaaacaatctccctccaCCACCCATCAACAACCCATACGGCCTCCCAATCCCGTAAATCTCCTCAACATACTCCCCCTTCGCAAACAATCCCGTAAACAACACCCCCCACGCGCCACATCCTCCGTGCAACTGCGCCGCCTCCAAAGGATCATCATACTTCACCTTAACCGCCAATTTATTAAGCCCGATCAAAACCCACGCCGCAACAAACCCACACACAATCGCGGCCCACGGTTCAACAACAGAACAACCCGAAGTTATCGCAGCGAAACCGCCAAGTAAACCGTTACAAACGTCAATCACGTTCCAGTGTCCGTCTAATAACCGCTTACTAAACAGAGTCGTTAAAGCCGCAGTGCATCCAGCCAATGTCGTTGTGACACCTGTCCTTCCAATAGCACTCCATTGACCATAATAATCCCTTCCGTTATCTCCGTAGTTTTTTACAATTGTTAAAAACGAACCGGGATTGAACCCGTACCAACCGAACCATAGTAAAAACGAACCTAAC is a window of Lathyrus oleraceus cultivar Zhongwan6 chromosome 6, CAAS_Psat_ZW6_1.0, whole genome shotgun sequence DNA encoding:
- the LOC127097612 gene encoding ammonium transporter 1 member 2; this translates as MASLSCSANDLAPLLTTTANATAFADFLCTQFNTISKKLSDTTYAVDNTYLLFSAYLVFAMQLGFAMLCAGSVRAKNTMNIMLTNVLDAAAGGLSYYLFGFAFAFGAPSNGFIGRHFFGLSDYPSHYGDYSFFLYQWAFAIAAAGITSGSIAERTQFVAYLIYSSFLTGFVYPIVSHWVWSSDGWASSTRTNGDVLFGSGVIDFAGSGVVHMVGGIAGLWGAFIEGPRIGRFDRTGRSVALKGHSASLVVLGSFLLWFGWYGFNPGSFLTIVKNYGDNGRDYYGQWSAIGRTGVTTTLAGCTAALTTLFSKRLLDGHWNVIDVCNGLLGGFAAITSGCSVVEPWAAIVCGFVAAWVLIGLNKLAVKVKYDDPLEAAQLHGGCGAWGVLFTGLFAKGEYVEEIYGIGRPYGLLMGGGGRLFAAQVVEVLVVCGWVTVTMAPLFYGLNKMKLLRVSRDEESAGMDLSRHGGFAYAYHDEGDDESIKKLGFMMGRIEPAGSVSHSAGGHDSPMPKTAPPV